Proteins from one Leptonema illini DSM 21528 genomic window:
- the xerD gene encoding site-specific tyrosine recombinase XerD yields MATKKKAQQRGSTDLIKEFQDYLLVERGLSENSIFAYSYDIKKFLDYLQKFQKGKAVGVVTSDDIVAFLKQQQEMNISTRSRARELAALRQFFGYLRDEGRVKVNPADKVEPPEIRRTLPDYLTVDEIRSLFTVFDENDPYEIRDRAIFEMMYSSGLRISEACAMKMSDVDLDNLMIAVRGKGGRERLIPFGEQSKQVIDDYLTNSREVILKDRDSEYLFISKKGESLNRKSVWRLLKKYISRTGITKTVTPHTFRHSFATHLIENNADLRSVQELLGHLDIATTQIYTHMAASQLKEVHRKHHPRG; encoded by the coding sequence TTGGCAACAAAGAAGAAGGCGCAGCAACGCGGTTCAACGGATCTGATCAAAGAGTTTCAGGACTATCTGCTTGTAGAGCGAGGCCTGAGCGAAAACTCCATCTTTGCATATTCATACGACATAAAAAAATTCCTGGACTACTTGCAGAAGTTCCAGAAAGGCAAGGCCGTCGGCGTCGTGACATCCGACGATATCGTCGCCTTTCTGAAGCAACAGCAGGAGATGAACATCTCCACCCGCTCCAGGGCTCGCGAGCTTGCCGCGCTGCGCCAGTTCTTCGGCTATCTTCGCGATGAGGGGCGCGTCAAGGTTAATCCTGCCGATAAGGTCGAGCCGCCCGAGATCCGTCGCACGCTTCCCGATTATCTGACCGTCGACGAGATTCGCTCGCTTTTCACCGTGTTCGACGAGAACGATCCGTACGAGATCCGCGACCGCGCCATCTTTGAGATGATGTATTCAAGCGGACTTCGCATCTCAGAGGCCTGCGCCATGAAGATGAGCGACGTCGATCTTGATAACCTGATGATCGCCGTGCGCGGAAAAGGCGGCCGGGAACGATTGATTCCTTTCGGCGAACAGTCGAAGCAGGTCATCGACGACTATCTGACTAACTCTCGTGAAGTCATCCTGAAAGATCGCGACAGCGAGTATCTCTTTATTTCGAAAAAAGGGGAGAGCCTGAACCGGAAGTCCGTCTGGCGTCTTCTGAAAAAGTATATCTCGCGCACCGGGATTACAAAGACCGTCACGCCGCATACGTTCCGCCACAGCTTCGCAACACACCTGATCGAAAACAACGCCGATCTGCGCAGCGTGCAGGAGCTTCTCGGACACCTCGACATCGCCACTACGCAAATCTACACGCACATGGCGGCCAGCCAGCTGAAAGAGGTGCATCGCAAACATCATCCGCGCGGATGA